From Hippea jasoniae, one genomic window encodes:
- a CDS encoding NAD-binding protein, protein MIRRTLKELPTKKFDIRATFFSGSTISKIYSFFMQFITALSLIAIIGYDKAIPINLGMPQIYKKIEILTIFFFLADLAIKGVMSYEEKDQQKHSIARFVFHPLRIADVFAIIPYGFLPYPYRLAILVARIIKGASYSKSIKEVLAGLKEKTFEISTVFIIFTFSILSSSIIIFVAEEGKNPNIKNIFDALWWSIVTFTTVGYGDITPQTTIGRVVASFLMIMGISGIALLTGIISSAFTDRILKLKLSMEEIMEKKIKNLTNHFIICGYGRVGKVVAKEMERFKKPFVVVEENQERAKEAINEGYLTIIGSATDEEVLKKARVKEAQGIALVMDTDADNLYALITAKDENRNILAVARANSEDSVKKFIKLGAKTISPYQSSGYDISRMLISPRTAEFVSIVMQSDRTIEMGEFYITKDSPYAGKKIKDTDIRSNYNLIIIAIISKNKETIFNPKANDIIEVGSTLICVGTKEDMERFQEAIP, encoded by the coding sequence ATGATAAGAAGAACTCTCAAGGAGCTTCCCACAAAAAAATTTGATATCAGAGCAACATTCTTTTCAGGCTCCACTATCTCAAAAATCTATAGCTTCTTCATGCAATTTATAACAGCACTATCTCTAATTGCCATCATAGGCTACGATAAAGCTATTCCCATAAATCTTGGCATGCCGCAGATCTATAAAAAAATTGAGATATTAACCATCTTCTTTTTCCTTGCAGACCTTGCCATTAAAGGCGTTATGTCGTATGAGGAAAAAGACCAACAAAAGCATTCAATAGCCCGATTTGTTTTTCATCCATTAAGAATTGCAGATGTCTTTGCAATCATACCATATGGATTCTTACCATACCCTTATAGATTGGCTATACTTGTTGCACGAATAATCAAAGGAGCAAGCTACAGCAAAAGCATCAAAGAGGTGCTTGCAGGCTTAAAGGAAAAAACATTCGAGATTTCAACGGTTTTTATTATTTTCACATTTTCCATCTTAAGCTCATCCATTATTATATTCGTTGCAGAAGAGGGAAAAAATCCCAATATTAAAAATATATTTGACGCCCTGTGGTGGAGTATTGTCACATTTACCACTGTGGGTTATGGCGATATAACACCACAAACAACAATCGGCAGGGTTGTAGCTTCATTTCTTATGATAATGGGTATTTCGGGAATTGCATTGCTTACAGGTATTATCTCAAGTGCCTTTACCGATAGAATTTTAAAATTAAAGCTCAGTATGGAGGAGATTATGGAGAAAAAAATAAAGAATTTAACAAATCATTTTATCATCTGCGGCTATGGAAGGGTTGGAAAGGTTGTGGCAAAGGAGATGGAGAGATTTAAAAAACCGTTTGTGGTGGTTGAGGAAAATCAGGAAAGGGCAAAAGAGGCGATAAATGAAGGTTATTTGACGATTATCGGTTCTGCAACGGATGAGGAGGTTTTAAAAAAAGCAAGGGTAAAAGAGGCTCAGGGTATAGCGCTTGTAATGGATACAGACGCCGATAACCTGTATGCATTGATTACGGCAAAAGATGAAAATAGAAATATTTTGGCTGTGGCAAGGGCAAACTCTGAGGATTCTGTAAAAAAATTCATAAAACTTGGAGCAAAAACAATCTCACCGTATCAGTCAAGCGGTTATGATATCTCTCGCATGCTTATCTCACCAAGGACAGCTGAATTTGTTTCAATCGTAATGCAATCAGACAGAACAATAGAGATGGGAGAATTCTATATCACAAAAGATTCACCCTACGCTGGTAAAAAGATTAAAGATACAGACATAAGAAGCAACTACAACCTCATCATCATCGCCATTATATCAAAAAATAAAGAAACAATTTTCAACCCTAAAGCAAACGACATTATAGAGGTAGGCTCAACATTGATCTGTGTTGGCACAAAAGAGGATATGGAAAGATTTCAGGAGGCTATACCTTAA
- a CDS encoding ABC transporter ATP-binding protein: protein MIQADIKKQLKNIVIDARINFKGLKNVLFGSSGSGKTSILKMIAGFFDPDEGYIKVNDTLLFDSSKKFSLKVNLRGVGYIPQEYTLFPHLNVYENIVYGIRARKLKVDNKNLNELINLFGISDYLTYKPEELSGGQKQRIAVLRALVAQPKLLLLDEPFSALDRPVREQLRELVEEVIERFEIPSIFVSHDFEEAYLFADEIAVIENGRIIKTKEKYEMFNKPCCVSVARLFGVKNIFKIKQKKGNLVKIGNIWIEGAKGRGGYLCIKASDVMVLREDVDVSDKENRFYGVVKSVEDRGFYVAIKVAIDGLEIYVDVLPHVVYKMEIKKGRRILISLKKEGLVVCN, encoded by the coding sequence ATGATACAGGCAGATATAAAAAAGCAACTAAAAAATATTGTAATCGATGCCAGGATAAACTTTAAAGGCTTAAAGAATGTGCTATTTGGCAGCTCTGGCAGCGGCAAAACATCGATATTAAAAATGATTGCCGGTTTTTTTGACCCTGATGAGGGCTATATTAAAGTGAATGATACGCTGCTATTTGATAGTTCTAAAAAATTTTCTCTTAAAGTCAATCTAAGGGGTGTTGGATATATTCCTCAGGAATATACGCTGTTTCCCCATCTCAATGTTTATGAGAATATCGTTTATGGCATCAGGGCACGGAAACTAAAAGTCGATAACAAAAACTTAAATGAATTGATTAATCTTTTTGGAATAAGTGATTATTTAACATACAAACCAGAAGAATTGTCTGGAGGTCAAAAACAGCGGATTGCCGTGTTGAGGGCTCTTGTGGCTCAACCTAAGCTGTTATTGCTTGATGAGCCGTTTTCTGCACTTGATAGGCCTGTAAGAGAACAGCTAAGGGAGCTTGTTGAGGAGGTGATTGAGAGGTTTGAAATCCCTTCGATTTTTGTTAGTCACGACTTTGAAGAGGCTTATCTGTTTGCCGATGAAATAGCTGTAATAGAAAATGGCAGGATAATAAAAACCAAAGAAAAATACGAGATGTTTAACAAACCCTGTTGTGTTAGTGTGGCAAGGCTGTTTGGCGTTAAAAATATATTTAAAATTAAGCAAAAAAAGGGAAATTTAGTAAAAATTGGCAATATCTGGATAGAAGGTGCAAAAGGCAGAGGTGGTTATCTGTGCATCAAGGCATCGGATGTGATGGTTTTGAGAGAGGATGTGGATGTTTCAGATAAGGAAAACAGGTTTTACGGTGTTGTTAAAAGTGTTGAGGATAGAGGTTTTTATGTAGCGATAAAGGTAGCAATTGATGGGTTAGAGATTTATGTGGATGTTTTGCCTCATGTTGTTTATAAAATGGAAATAAAAAAAGGAAGAAGGATTCTGATATCCCTAAAAAAGGAAGGTCTTGTTGTATGCAATTAA
- a CDS encoding damage-control phosphatase ARMT1 family protein — translation MKVHAECFSCFIGQAIRSTKLYYNDRDHLLKTTTAVVRILQGIDVEQPPPLISEFVYGTIKDVLHKKDPYSFIKKKFNDIALGYVDFMEKEIEGAKDPILYAIRLALAGNIIDFGSQIESFNLQKTIDETVKNPLDVSDIKEFKEKLKKANNVVLVADNAGEIVFDMILLKTIKNIYPQKKLYVIVRGGPIINDVTIEDALYVGMNEIAEIVASSKAIPGFWPAYESGRCRQVWDSADIIISKGQGNFETLSELNDERIYFLFLIKCRVVAEYLGLKKLSKIFMKNDRRWEKQPV, via the coding sequence GTGAAAGTGCACGCTGAATGTTTCTCCTGTTTTATAGGTCAGGCTATAAGGTCAACCAAATTATACTATAACGATAGAGACCATCTACTAAAAACAACAACAGCTGTGGTAAGGATTTTGCAGGGTATCGATGTTGAACAGCCTCCTCCTTTGATTAGTGAATTTGTTTATGGAACGATTAAAGATGTGCTACACAAAAAGGACCCTTATAGCTTTATAAAAAAGAAATTTAACGATATTGCCCTGGGTTATGTCGATTTTATGGAAAAGGAGATTGAAGGGGCAAAAGATCCGATTTTGTATGCAATAAGGCTTGCATTAGCTGGCAATATTATCGATTTTGGATCTCAGATTGAGTCTTTTAATCTACAAAAAACCATTGATGAAACCGTTAAAAACCCCCTTGATGTAAGTGATATTAAGGAATTTAAAGAAAAGCTTAAAAAAGCAAACAATGTTGTACTTGTTGCTGATAATGCTGGCGAAATAGTATTTGATATGATTTTGCTAAAAACGATAAAAAATATCTATCCTCAAAAGAAACTCTATGTGATTGTAAGGGGTGGTCCAATAATCAACGATGTAACCATTGAAGATGCTTTGTATGTGGGAATGAATGAAATTGCTGAAATAGTAGCCTCAAGCAAGGCGATTCCTGGCTTCTGGCCAGCCTATGAAAGTGGCAGATGCAGGCAGGTGTGGGATAGTGCAGATATTATTATTTCAAAAGGGCAGGGTAACTTTGAGACATTAAGCGAGTTAAACGATGAGCGAATCTATTTTTTGTTTTTGATAAAATGCAGGGTTGTTGCTGAGTATTTGGGACTGAAAAAGCTATCCAAGATCTTTATGAAAAACGACAGGCGATGGGAAAAACAGCCGGTGTAG
- a CDS encoding ABC transporter permease: MQLKLTTISAFFVVLLASIFLFILIWGFKCVNLKDIFELFKDKEFVAAVVFGFKTSGLAAVFSFIFGVPSGYFLARSNSNLSRFLDVFFDIPLIIPPLIVGVLLLDLFNANFVKNFYDFVFTFYGAATAQFLIAFPFSVKSSKTAFELIPPVYERIAMTLGAGRFRSFYDTTFKLAFSGILSGLILSWLRSLGEFGATLLVGGGIAFKTENIPINIYINISEGNFKKALAASLLVIILSFFSVFLIKFLNRRFKV; the protein is encoded by the coding sequence ATGCAATTAAAACTTACCACGATTTCTGCGTTTTTTGTTGTTTTGCTTGCATCGATATTCCTCTTTATTTTAATCTGGGGTTTTAAGTGTGTTAATCTAAAGGATATCTTTGAGCTTTTTAAGGATAAAGAGTTTGTTGCCGCAGTTGTTTTTGGTTTCAAAACATCAGGTCTGGCAGCTGTATTTTCTTTTATTTTTGGCGTTCCGTCGGGCTATTTTCTTGCCCGCAGCAATTCTAATTTAAGCAGGTTTCTTGATGTGTTTTTTGATATCCCCTTGATTATCCCACCTTTGATTGTTGGTGTTTTGTTGCTTGATCTGTTTAATGCCAATTTTGTTAAGAATTTTTATGATTTTGTGTTTACCTTCTATGGCGCTGCGACTGCTCAGTTTTTAATAGCCTTTCCCTTTAGCGTGAAATCATCAAAAACGGCTTTTGAGCTAATTCCGCCTGTTTATGAAAGAATTGCCATGACACTTGGAGCTGGAAGGTTTAGATCGTTTTATGATACGACATTTAAGCTGGCGTTTAGTGGTATTCTATCGGGTTTGATCTTAAGCTGGCTTAGAAGCTTGGGTGAATTTGGAGCAACACTGCTTGTTGGTGGTGGTATAGCCTTTAAGACAGAAAATATCCCGATTAATATCTACATAAACATTAGCGAGGGGAATTTTAAGAAAGCGCTTGCAGCAAGTCTCCTTGTTATCATTTTGTCCTTTTTTAGCGTATTTTTGATTAAGTTTTTGAATAGAAGGTTTAAGGTATAG
- a CDS encoding zinc ribbon domain-containing protein — protein MNPDLEKLLEIQGFDKKISDLENELKRIDAKENRIIDVVDIKKAQIADANAELEELKKDLNLKEELLADTLETLKKLEVKLNSVSNEKQLQAVNTEIDIAKTNKTVLEEKIEAVKEEIEQKEKGLKELQERYEQLLKTLDEFREKFNKRREEIDKEIKDIEAAKNELLPTINKAVLNKYERINKWAKGTAIVPSRKEACYGCFMKLTPQVVALLKDTDEIVYCPNCGRMLYLDDESQE, from the coding sequence TTGAATCCAGATCTTGAAAAACTACTGGAGATTCAGGGTTTTGATAAAAAGATTTCAGACCTTGAAAATGAGCTTAAAAGAATCGATGCAAAGGAAAACAGGATTATAGATGTTGTTGATATTAAAAAGGCTCAGATTGCAGATGCTAACGCAGAACTTGAGGAGCTGAAGAAGGATTTAAATCTAAAAGAAGAGCTTTTAGCCGATACACTTGAAACATTAAAGAAACTTGAGGTTAAACTCAACAGTGTTTCCAACGAAAAACAGCTGCAGGCTGTTAACACAGAAATCGATATAGCAAAGACAAATAAAACCGTACTTGAGGAAAAGATAGAGGCGGTCAAAGAGGAGATTGAACAAAAGGAAAAAGGCCTTAAAGAACTGCAGGAGCGTTATGAGCAGCTTTTAAAAACTTTAGATGAGTTCAGGGAAAAGTTTAACAAAAGGCGAGAAGAGATAGACAAAGAGATTAAGGACATTGAAGCAGCTAAAAATGAACTTTTGCCCACAATAAATAAAGCGGTATTAAATAAATACGAAAGAATCAATAAATGGGCAAAAGGAACAGCAATTGTGCCTTCAAGAAAAGAGGCCTGTTACGGTTGCTTTATGAAACTTACTCCTCAGGTTGTTGCGCTTCTTAAAGATACTGATGAAATCGTTTACTGTCCAAACTGCGGCAGGATGCTTTACCTAGATGATGAAAGCCAAGAGTAA
- a CDS encoding ribonuclease HI family protein, whose amino-acid sequence MFVDGASSGNPGKAGIGVVLQIEDDEFELSESIGVTTNNVAEYKALIEGLKLALDKKIDSIEVFSDSQLVVKQIKGEYAVKDDQLKRLHKEANKLIKRFKSFNITHIPRGKNKKADMLAKSAAV is encoded by the coding sequence CTGTTTGTTGATGGTGCATCAAGCGGTAACCCTGGAAAAGCTGGTATTGGTGTTGTTTTACAGATTGAAGATGATGAGTTTGAGCTTTCTGAGTCGATAGGCGTTACAACAAACAATGTAGCAGAATATAAGGCGTTGATTGAAGGATTAAAACTTGCACTGGATAAAAAGATAGACTCAATAGAGGTGTTTAGCGACTCTCAACTTGTTGTTAAGCAGATAAAGGGTGAATATGCAGTTAAAGATGATCAACTTAAGAGGCTGCATAAAGAAGCTAATAAATTGATTAAGAGGTTTAAAAGCTTTAATATAACACACATACCCAGAGGCAAAAACAAAAAAGCTGATATGCTGGCTAAATCAGCAGCTGTTTAG
- a CDS encoding Nif3-like dinuclear metal center hexameric protein — protein sequence MEVGKLIEFLQAYFPLSLQEGWDNSGLQISPQESSIKGVLLALDITSATIDEAIRLGCNVVIAHHPLIFSSTKKIYNDFYPFNVAYRAIQAGIGIYAFHTNLDIAENGLNDYLCKKLRLEDVEIIEYAKPLRIGRLNQPKSFEDFLEYVKEKLEVEVLKYVKAKDKMIERVAVCSGSCMDLLNQIRQLDFDVFLSGDLKHHTAIFAKETGINVVDATHFHTEKYAKFILKDLIEANFKDIRVFVSKEDRLPWKYF from the coding sequence ATGGAAGTAGGTAAGCTAATCGAGTTTCTTCAAGCATATTTTCCGCTAAGCCTTCAGGAAGGCTGGGATAATTCCGGTCTTCAAATCTCCCCACAGGAAAGTTCCATAAAAGGCGTGTTGTTGGCGTTGGATATAACATCGGCTACCATCGATGAGGCTATAAGACTTGGCTGTAATGTTGTTATAGCTCACCATCCGTTGATTTTTTCTTCAACAAAAAAGATATACAACGATTTTTATCCTTTCAATGTGGCATACAGGGCGATTCAGGCAGGTATTGGTATTTATGCTTTTCATACGAATCTTGATATTGCCGAAAATGGTTTAAATGATTACCTGTGCAAAAAACTAAGACTTGAGGATGTTGAGATTATTGAGTATGCAAAGCCTCTGCGTATAGGTAGATTGAACCAGCCAAAAAGTTTTGAGGATTTTCTTGAATATGTGAAGGAAAAGTTAGAAGTTGAAGTATTAAAGTATGTGAAAGCTAAAGATAAAATGATAGAAAGGGTAGCAGTCTGCAGTGGTAGTTGCATGGATTTGTTAAATCAAATTAGGCAGCTTGACTTTGATGTATTTTTAAGCGGTGACTTAAAACACCATACGGCTATTTTTGCAAAAGAAACCGGAATAAATGTAGTTGATGCAACCCATTTTCATACAGAAAAATACGCAAAGTTTATACTTAAGGATTTAATTGAAGCTAATTTTAAAGATATAAGAGTTTTTGTTTCAAAAGAGGATAGACTACCGTGGAAATATTTTTAG
- a CDS encoding Rossmann-like domain-containing protein → MGVLESAIAEFEKIVKKEGLLEKEIKITMRPLKPTEAIGNPERDDFPLLKGKEVLIEAEFESAKGQAFTDQPSNFSGYIKDILNLELTNNRNRAVVVAAINAVLRYLNLTWGSVHCRDREPRECADEMAQRFFRRWGEDLTIGMVGLQPAIASALIKQFGADHIQICDLDEDNIGKNFEGVEVLDGSKYARKIVASNFLALITGSTVVNGTIDAFLEESKRDNKNRIVIFYGTTIAGVASLLNLNRLCFRSH, encoded by the coding sequence ATGGGAGTTTTGGAGAGTGCAATTGCAGAGTTTGAAAAGATAGTTAAAAAAGAGGGTTTGCTTGAAAAGGAAATAAAAATTACCATGAGGCCTTTAAAGCCAACCGAGGCGATAGGCAATCCCGAAAGAGACGATTTTCCACTTTTAAAGGGTAAAGAGGTTTTGATCGAGGCAGAGTTCGAATCTGCTAAAGGTCAGGCATTTACCGATCAACCCAGCAACTTTAGCGGTTATATTAAAGATATTTTGAATTTAGAGCTAACTAACAATCGCAACAGAGCTGTAGTCGTGGCTGCAATAAATGCCGTTTTGAGATATCTAAACCTTACATGGGGTAGTGTTCATTGCAGAGATAGAGAACCCAGAGAGTGCGCAGATGAAATGGCTCAGCGTTTTTTTAGAAGATGGGGTGAGGATTTAACTATAGGAATGGTTGGACTTCAACCTGCTATTGCTTCAGCACTGATTAAACAATTTGGTGCGGACCATATTCAGATCTGTGACCTTGATGAGGATAATATTGGAAAGAATTTTGAGGGTGTGGAGGTTTTAGATGGATCTAAATATGCAAGAAAGATTGTTGCATCCAACTTTCTTGCGTTGATTACGGGATCAACAGTTGTAAACGGCACGATAGATGCATTTTTAGAAGAATCAAAAAGAGACAATAAAAACAGGATTGTTATTTTTTACGGCACAACCATTGCAGGTGTTGCCTCTCTGTTAAACTTAAACAGGCTTTGCTTTAGATCCCATTGA
- a CDS encoding ribonuclease HII: protein MGKTAGVDEAGRGPWAGPVVAACVILNREIPHLDEIKDSKALSAAKREELYEIIKKNSLYGIGLASNDEIDQFGIVKAVELAIKRAIENMPQKPTFLLIDGRDRFDLPVKYNSIVKGDSKVKSIAAASILAKVFRDRYMELMAEMYPQYGFDRHKGYGTKAHKEALLKYGPSPIHRKSFKPVRDAIERLNKKPRLLLHACCAPCATSVIERLKDRYDLAVYFYNPNIHPEREYKIRLEEIKKLCGFHNIELFVGEYKPKEWLKKTKVFKNEKEGGKRCSVCYGMRMYKTAMVAKNKGFDYFTTTLSVSPLKNYKKIKHIGEILATHFGVKFEDSDFKKKDGFKHSVELSKEFGFYRQNYCGCVYSLFESKKKNSTFLLTNRDESV, encoded by the coding sequence ATGGGAAAAACAGCCGGTGTAGATGAGGCTGGCAGGGGTCCATGGGCTGGACCTGTTGTTGCAGCCTGTGTAATCTTAAACAGAGAAATTCCCCATTTAGATGAAATAAAAGACTCCAAAGCACTTTCTGCTGCTAAAAGGGAAGAGCTTTACGAAATCATAAAAAAGAACTCACTATATGGTATTGGTCTTGCCTCCAATGATGAGATTGATCAATTTGGCATAGTAAAAGCTGTTGAACTTGCCATAAAAAGGGCAATAGAAAACATGCCTCAAAAACCCACTTTTTTGCTTATCGATGGAAGGGATAGGTTTGATTTGCCTGTTAAATACAACTCCATTGTAAAGGGCGATAGCAAGGTTAAATCAATAGCCGCTGCAAGTATTCTTGCAAAGGTATTTAGAGACCGTTATATGGAGCTTATGGCTGAGATGTATCCACAATACGGTTTTGATAGGCATAAAGGATACGGCACCAAAGCGCATAAAGAGGCTCTGCTTAAATACGGTCCTTCACCGATCCATAGAAAGAGTTTTAAACCTGTCAGGGATGCAATAGAAAGGCTTAATAAAAAACCGCGTTTGCTTTTGCATGCCTGCTGTGCCCCGTGCGCTACAAGTGTAATTGAAAGATTAAAAGATAGATACGACCTTGCTGTGTATTTTTACAATCCCAATATCCATCCAGAAAGAGAGTATAAAATAAGACTTGAAGAGATTAAAAAACTCTGCGGGTTTCACAATATAGAGCTTTTTGTGGGTGAATATAAGCCAAAGGAATGGCTAAAAAAGACGAAGGTTTTTAAAAATGAAAAGGAGGGCGGTAAACGTTGCAGTGTGTGCTATGGTATGAGAATGTATAAAACGGCTATGGTTGCAAAAAACAAAGGCTTTGATTACTTTACAACAACCCTGTCTGTAAGCCCTCTGAAAAATTACAAAAAGATAAAACATATTGGCGAAATTCTTGCAACCCATTTTGGAGTAAAATTTGAGGATAGCGATTTTAAAAAGAAAGATGGGTTTAAACACTCCGTGGAGCTATCAAAAGAGTTTGGTTTTTACAGGCAGAATTACTGTGGCTGTGTCTACTCTCTTTTTGAATCAAAAAAGAAGAATTCTACTTTTTTGTTGACAAATCGTGATGAATCTGTATAG
- a CDS encoding TAXI family TRAP transporter solute-binding subunit, with protein MFKRVVSFVAVFALLLTVFSAPNVFAKKYKNYIIATATPGGTYYPVGVAIATLINVKLAKKGITATAITSAGSGENIQLLKNKEADFAILQGLFGAMAYNGKGLYKGKPQKFFYAVTALWPNVEHFSLLKKYVKTGNIMDLKGLHERFSIGKRGSGTEGSGKVILGALGIKIGKDIYPVYLGYNASIDAMINGRIAGANTPAGPPVAAITRLFAKEGADKVAILNFTDEQLKKIDAAFPVWYRYIIKPNTYPGQKKPIYTIAQPNFLAVRKGVPAQDVYLIVKTIYENLPFLHNIHKATYFMSLKNAINGLPVPLDPGAAKYYKEQGVKIPARLIAK; from the coding sequence ATGTTTAAGCGAGTTGTGTCGTTTGTTGCTGTTTTTGCCTTACTGTTAACGGTTTTTTCAGCTCCAAATGTGTTTGCAAAGAAGTATAAGAACTACATCATTGCTACTGCAACACCGGGAGGCACCTATTATCCTGTCGGTGTGGCTATTGCAACCCTGATTAATGTGAAGCTTGCAAAAAAAGGTATTACCGCTACAGCCATAACATCAGCTGGAAGCGGTGAAAACATCCAGCTTTTGAAAAACAAGGAGGCTGATTTTGCTATTCTTCAGGGTTTGTTTGGTGCGATGGCTTACAACGGAAAAGGCCTTTATAAAGGTAAACCCCAGAAGTTTTTCTATGCTGTTACAGCACTGTGGCCCAATGTTGAGCATTTCTCTTTGTTAAAGAAATATGTTAAAACAGGAAACATTATGGATTTAAAGGGATTGCATGAAAGATTCTCTATAGGTAAAAGGGGAAGCGGAACAGAGGGTTCTGGTAAGGTTATACTGGGAGCTTTGGGTATAAAGATTGGAAAAGATATCTATCCTGTATATCTGGGCTATAACGCAAGTATAGATGCCATGATAAACGGTAGAATTGCTGGTGCCAACACACCTGCTGGTCCTCCAGTTGCTGCTATTACAAGGTTGTTTGCAAAAGAGGGTGCTGATAAGGTTGCCATACTAAACTTTACAGATGAGCAATTGAAAAAAATAGATGCAGCATTTCCTGTATGGTATAGATATATTATAAAACCCAATACCTATCCAGGTCAGAAAAAACCTATATACACCATTGCTCAGCCCAACTTTCTTGCTGTAAGAAAGGGTGTTCCTGCCCAGGATGTTTATCTAATTGTAAAAACTATTTATGAAAACCTGCCATTTCTACACAACATTCACAAGGCTACATATTTTATGAGCTTAAAGAATGCTATAAACGGATTGCCAGTTCCACTTGATCCCGGTGCAGCAAAATACTACAAAGAGCAGGGAGTAAAAATTCCAGCTCGATTAATTGCAAAATAA